The Panicum hallii strain FIL2 chromosome 5, PHallii_v3.1, whole genome shotgun sequence genome contains the following window.
agcggcgtgggcaaggtggggacgcggaggtgggcggcacggcgcggtgtcggcggcagtgcgcggtcccgtcgtggggccggtgtgtcgcgcgtgcgcgagcgaaagcgagcacgggtggggacggcagggaggtgcgtcggcttcctttttaaatgaggtgaggcggttcgcgcggcggaaaaatatctcggccggcgctgtgtgcgacgaccctgatttatggcgaggtggagtctaccaacagatgaatcacaacctatatactaagtactccagcttaaccaggagactaacacgtaccttattggagcgacaaagtcacgaaggaacgcacaaccttaagtggctagtccaacactaagcttaccacaacttatctaacttgctcatgggtggatggCAAAAGAAAAGGGGGTggggtcctatttatagatcaagggggatggtgttgctagtgaagataaagaaagcaccggagaaggaaaacagaggggaaagggaaatcgaattccccaaggacttatgcgcaatttcagaaaactgcaggggctcatctgtaaggcgaaatttcccatcaatccaaaactcaaatgaagaaatgcccaaaacgaaagttgaagagtttttcgaactctacaacattgctttagggctcaaattcaaaaactcaaaacttatgtttttacacatgaatttttagaataaaagtcggatttgaattgcttttgtcctaaagagtaaaactttataaaactcaggacctaaatgcaagcatttatgacacgtcatgatgacgggatagactcgtcataaatgttggatagacatgtcattatgacgggataggcttgtcataatggttggatagacatgtcattatgacgggataggcttgtcataatggttggataaaCATGACTcgcatttttacactttagtcctgagtagatttaaaagttacttttgtgaatcaaatatttgcataaaaggacttgtacttttataaaattacgcaaacacccttactttgcatttctttcaatagtgatgaaaactgggatgttacacTTCTCCTCGCGACGGCGACCGAGGCaatagcgccgccgcgggcctcctcgctggcgagcgcgctcgcctgtgtgtgagcgcgccgccgtcgagtgggCCCGAGGTGGCTAGCTAGCCCGCGCGCGAGGCACGGTGAAGATCTGAAGCTCGAGGAGCTCGGGATGGTGCGGCTCGGAATGGATCCCGGAGctgcagtggcggcggcggcgcttacCCGTGGAGTAGGAGCTCCCGGTGGCAAGGTAGGGTTCTTTCTTGCTCGATTTGGGGCGtgtgctagggttagggttagcacGGGGTGGTCGGGTGCTTTCACCCCGAAGGGTTTGACTCGATTTCTTCTTACTTGCCTTGCAATTTATTTCGGATTAATGCTATTCCCCTCCTTCTAAATGCTCTGTCTCTCTTACCCGAGGCTAACTACGATTAGTGAGGCTAAACTGATACCATTGATATATACTTAGGATCTACTAAGCGTGAATTAGCTCAGTAATTGGCCAATAAGGTAGCAATGTTGACTGATCTAGATAGAAACagggagaaagagagatggGGAAAATGCCGTACCACCGGTTGAAGTTGCGGCCTCGCTGTTGTTGGCCATGACGTAGAGGGAGAAGTCGACCGGGGTCGTGGACGAGGGCGCACGAGCGGTGGTGAGGTCGAGCAGTGTCGACGGCGATGATGCAGAGTCGCCGGCGTGagtgcagaggcggcggcggcgcttcccgtcgcttcagcgcccCCCTTAGGATCGGATCGTTAGGGTTTTTAGGTGGGCTATGGCACGGCGGCGAACCTCGTACCgtgtgccccggcccccacctacTATTTAatgtggcgctgcgcgacgggggcccatgTTGCCATTGACTTGGCcgtgcgcccccgatcggggcgcggGTCTAACGGACTctggatcggtcgttggaccgatccggattGAGATCAATCTAACAGGAAGATGTTGCTGCAATTCCTTTTTGTGCTAATGTTTGCCTCAGATCATGCAGGTTCAGCACTCCTTCTACGGTTGTACCTAGTACGTTCTACATGTGACAAACAGACGAATCTGGAAGACGTACTGGAATACACAACGCAACATGGTACAAAAATAAAATCATTGTACTACAGAACACAATCTCTCCCAACTCAAAGAAAATCATTTGCGAGTAGtcgttttttttcttttctggcCTCCCTAGCACTCTGCCTGGGCAGGAAGTTGAACTTGGCACCCCTGGCGCTTTTGTAAACTCTCTTCTCCTTATTCATGAATGCTGGACGATCTGTCCAGATCTTTCAAAAGAAAAATCTCTCCCAACTCTGTAACACGTCGACAGACGAACACGAGCAAGCACAAAGATAACCATCTGTCGACACCATGCGTATGCCGATGGACCTTTCACGGCAAATATCAGACGTGGCTCTTGATGGCGGAGCTGTAGCCCGTGCGGTCGTCGTAGTACTTGGACCAGAGCATGACGCCGCCGTACTTGGGCGAGCCCCTGATGAGCGGCAGCACGCGAGAGTTGAGCTCGCCGGCGGGCACGAACCCGGTGCCCGCCGCACCCTTGGATGCCGGCAGTCCCAGGAAGATCTTCCCCGCCGGCACCGACTGCCACCTCTTCCAGGCGTCCAGGAACGCGCCGCGGCCCGCGCTCGCTTGGCACGGCGGGTTGTTGTAGAACTGCACCCACACGAAGTCGAACAGCCCCGTGTTGATGGCGCCGCCGTCCCACTGGTCCGGGAACGGGCACTGCGGCGCCGCGCTCAGCAGCACCCCCTTGCCGCCATGCTTCTTGCCCATGTTCTTCAGGTCCCTGATGATGTGCAGCCATGTCAGCATCGTGTGCTTAATCAGAGCGTGCAACGACGACGAGTAGCTAGGCAGCCGCGTGATTTTACCTGGCGAGTCTGTCCCAATACTTGGCGCCGCCTTGCTCGATGTCGAAGTCGATGCCGTCAAGGACGGCGTCGCCGAGGGGCCGGGACGACGACGTTCCGCCGAGGTAGGTGTTCCAGAGGTACGCGGCCACGTCGCGCGCGTCCCCCTCGGACGTCAGGCCGTAGCTGCCGACGGCGCCGCCGATGGAGAGCAGGACCTTGATGCCGCGGCGCTGGCACAAGTGGATGTCCTTACTCAGCCCCTTGCAGCCGCCCGACGAGGGGTCGCAGTGCCTGGAAAGGTCGAGCTGCGGCGTCTGTCCCTTGCCGAACTTGAAGACGAAGGCGATGATGACGAACTTGTAGTTGCTCGACGCGCAGGTCTTGGACAGGGACGCCTCGCCGTCGTTCTGGCCCCAGTAGACGGCGATGCCGCCGGAGTGGCATGTTGCGAGGAGCGCCGCCAGGATGGTTGCAGTGAGCAGGAAGGAAGTGAGAGCTCGGCCTGCCATGGCTTGAGCGTGCCCAGCAAGGCTAGCCACAACTAGTAGGAATTCTGTTTTGGTTCTGTAGTGATGGTTGGCGAAGTGTGCTTAGTCGGCACTCCGTTTTATAGCTGTTTTTTTTGGCAAGCGGCTGCGAATGCAATGTCTGTCGAGGGGAGAAATTTTTGTCAGGTTTCGTGCCGTGGCGCGTCCTCCTTTTCTGTGAGTGGTCGCGGTTAAGGAATGCCGACATGGATGAACATTTCGTTGCGCCGTTAAGCTTCCACAATTTGTTTACTTGTCCGGATGATCAGCGAGCGAAGATCATTGATGATGCTGAGTTCAAACCTGAAACACTTCACCGTACGCAACTGAAGTGCAACAGCACACGCGACAAAAATTTGCGTCCTTCCTGTATCTTCTAAGCTGTATGCCTTTGTGTCTGCCCCACCCTCTGTCCCAACAAACGATGGGTCAGTGACGGGTACGTTCGTTTTTATCTTTACTCTACTTGTTAGAATTATTTACAGCTTGATGCAAAACTTTAAACTAGGCAAACCTCAGATGGAGAAACCCAATGTAGAAGTGGACAACAGTCCAAACACCACAATTTGGGATATTCCAAGGTTCCTACACGGATACACCAAGATTCACTTAATCCAATCGGGAACGCATGAAAATTACCACGGTCATGTGACATGTCAGCACCGACCAAACATGACTGCAACAATGACCAAACCAAAAGATAAAATGCAATATTCCATTGGAACCGAGAGGAATCAGGGGGGAAAATATACGGCCGAAAGGTTCAAGAATAATGGCAAATAAAGGACCATACAGGCATCACATATCGGGAGCATTGGCAGCGACAAAATGCTGAAATACGGCATTGCCATTGGTTCGATATCAATAATGAAAACATCTAGCACAAGACAATGGGGTTTCAACTCCTTAATCCTCAATTGTAGCACAAAAATTTGATGGTAGACAAAATAGCAAAAAGTACCCCAGTAATCAAGTCTCCTGGAAATTCTACAAGCCTAACAGAAGGATTTAGAACACACGGTACACCTTTCCCATAGTGCTCTTCAGGTACAGGCATCTCACCTGCAGACACAAAAATAAGGTGCCAGATAAAATCAGTGATCATCAAACAGGGATAAGCACAAAATTTAACAGGAGCACGGAACATTGAGACACATACATTCTGCCAGTTCTTCTTCAAGAGTGACACAAGGAAGTTGACACTCATTTGCACATTCTGGaagatttgcttctcttccataCCGCAATTGCCAACAGCAACACCCATGCAAAGCACCTTCTTCAGCTGGAACTTAACTGTAGCCTTAGTCTCGTTAACCTTGGATTCAAGGGATTCCTGATGAGTCACCAGAGTAGGGAACTTTCCTGCAGCGAATACTTAAGATGAGTAACAGTAATAAAAGACCAGACAAAATGCGCTAACAAATCAGAACTGCAATTTGCTTCCATAAAAAGTAAAGATCAATTATTTCCAATACATGTACAAACATATGGAGTTGTGAAGATCATGATGATCAATTCTAGACCAGCAAACCCAACCTAATCTATAACATGCCATTCTTTGAAAAAAAGAAATTACCAATATGCTCCACAAGAACAATAGTAGTGAAGAGCTCAACCAAATGATAGCATGAAAAGAATGCAAAATGACATTATTACTTTACAAAAGCAGAAGAGAAAAACACAATTCAATATTCAAGGAACAAGTTTGCTATGTTATAGGCTTATAGCAGACCAAGAAATTTCTGCAGTCTTTCTCATAGTTGATGAGAAAGTAACTGAGTGTGCCAAAAATCATACTATGAACAGAGGATGCCGTCACAACATGCCAATATAATGCAATAGATGAAAAAGGTAGATGTCCTTGCCTGCCTTGTTAAGACCAGGTCCAAGAAGACGAGGAATTTGTTTAATGATAGCCTCAGACGCAAGGAAAGCATGGTATCTCTTCGCGAGCTTCTTAACTAGCTTCTTGTTTTTGTTCATCTTCTTGAGGGCTTCCACATCCATACTGTCTAGACCTATTCTCTCTGCCTGAAGAGAATATTGCCACAGCATATTAGAACAGAAATAGCACAGGAACTAAATATGCTGGATCTAAATGGTGTAACAAGCATGTTGATGGCAGAGTTTAGAATATGCATTAAGCACTAACAATGAGCTACTAAATACAATTTTATGTAACAGGGCATGTTGATAGCTCAAGCTTAGAATATGTATTAAGTATCAGAACAGCATGCCATGTCACAGGTAACAGTACAAAATCAGAAATTGTAGACTCTTTCGATAAATTGTTTGAATCAAATACAACAGACACTCAAAGCAGAAATTCGAAAAACAGAGAGAAAAGATTAAATTACAAGTATAAGCAATTCAATGCTAAAACATGGGGACAATGGTACAAGCATAACATACCTCCTCAACGTGCTGAGCATCACCAAGCATGCAAACCTTCATCTTAGGCCGAGGGATGTGAGGCAGCTTAACAGAACCACTGAAACGCTTGTCTTTTTGAGGGTCATAGTTCTTCAGTCCAATCTGCAGCTCAATGGTTTCAACGAACTTGCGCTGCTTCTCACGAGAGTCATTGGTAATTGAGGCAATTGCTTCCCTCAGAGCTTCACTCTGCAACTTACTGAAATAAGACAGGAAACAGTTAGTTGCATGATGGAACAAAACATTTTAAGTATTTTGCTTCGGACAACAAAAATCTTAGCATAGCATTTCTAAACACATCAAATTAAGGTAACACCAATGATTGCACTAGCCTGTTTTCACTATCTGTACCAAAGAAACAGAGTAAATAGCCAAAGTCCCTTAAAACTTTAAACGAGAAGGTATGCGTGTTAGACATTTGCCCCCAGTTCCATAGTTACTGGAATGTGCTATGAATCCATCGCTAATATTGTTTGACTGCCCTGTTCCCAAAATCATATTACTTTTTGGCACCAGGATTGGTAAATGGAGCATGACTGCGCGTCTGGAAAAGACATGCATAGTTGATCCACTGCCAATGGGGAAACTTCCATTCAAATCTTTCTGCAAGGACACTACTAATAGCTAATAAGAAAATATCGATTGCAATGTACCATCTAAGAAGGGGATCAGACTATTATGAGATAAATCGGCCAAATAACACGATACAAAAAGGAGGACCGGGTAAACTCCTAAACACTGCGAGCCACATCATTGACAGTAAACAACAAGGTGCGATTAGCAACCAATGGCACATCACGTTGTAGACATATCAGCCAGTTCTCTCACAGAATGCAACACGCAACTGCGACTCAAGCAGAAGAGAAACCGCAGCCGTACCTCATGGCGCCGGTGGTGCGAGCAGCGTTCCTGCGAAGAGATGGATAAGATGGCGGGTGAGATGGATGGAACAAACGCAATGGAGTGGATGCGTGGGGAAGAGGGATGCGGCGGCTTACCGCGAGGAagggggaggcggcgcggcAGAGTGGAAACCCTAGAATTGGTCGACGCGGGGAAGAGCGTGGTTTTATACTGGGGCGGGCCGCTAAACCCTAAAATGTTCGTGCTATGAGAACTAGTAGACGGGCTGTGGGCCAGTGCTTAATATGGGCCTTTGTTTGTCAGTTAATGGGCTTACTTTTTTAAACTGATGGGCTTAACTTTACAGGACCGGAAGCAATGAATAGGACATTTTTTTTACAGACTCCAAGAAGTTTTGAAGCCGATCATTCCTATCCGGACTAACGATTCTTGCAGGTCGAGCCGCGCGCACACACGAGCTCCAAGTCTCCAACTCAACCCTTTGCTCACTCTCATTCTTCATCTCTCTGACATAATGACATGGTCATGCTGACAACCTAGCATACCATGCAGCCGAGCATCTGCTAATTAATGGTACCTGGACCTTGAGGACACAATTAACGATTTTAAGAATAAAAATGTGAAAGTCAATAGTTTGGTTACCTCTCTGACACTAACAAACAATTTTGAGGACCGATGGTACGTGTCATTCAGAAAGCAAGGCGTGTCTATGTATTCACATTCCTTTATTTTTCACATAAGCTTCTCTGCATATAATTGGGTGGAGTTATAAAGTTTACTCATAGGCAGGTAATATTTACTTGCGCGCCATTTTAGTTCGTAAAACAATTGTTCGGAAAAAGGTATGTTGAACAACATTGCGGCTACCACATACAGTGTATGGTAGCGCATTCATATATGTAGACATAACTTAAATAATAGACCACATGGCACAACTTTGGATGCAAACTAATGGTGTAAAAATAAAATGGCAAATGTTTAATATTTTAACATCACCATTTCATtttttttggcgcataaaatgctTAACGTCAAGATTCCAAGCCAAGCTATGGAAATATTGAGTTGAAGCCAACATTTTAGATGTACCATTTTAATGTTTTGCACATAAAAATGTTGAGTTAGGCTGCACAAAAAAATGAATCAAGCTTTACGGATTTTGAAAGATACTACACAAGTATAATGTAATGGCAAAGATCGGTTTTTTTTGAGGGGTCGCAAATATTAGATgaatgaaaaagaaaaaaagaacgAAAGAAAAAAGAACCCGTGTGGGCTTTTTCTGTCCTCCGCGCGAGGGAACTTCGGCCTCTTGGGTTGAATTTACGGATCATTCTACCGAGGGCACAACGGCCCACGCCTCGTCAGCCGGATCATTTTCCTTTACCCGTGGGGCGGAGGGGCCGCCATGCGCATCTCCTCTCTCCTCTCGCCGCGACGCCGCCGTGGTCGCGATTCCGCGACCTGTCCGACGCGCCGGTCTCAAGAGTCAGCGCCGCATCTCCTGTTCCCTCGAGACTTGCGCTGCCACCGTAGCCTCTCTTCCCGGCCCTCAGCCGGCGTCTCCACGCCGGCCCGTCGGTGACGGGTCCTCTAAGACGGCGTGTTAGGGTCAGCCTGAGACGAGGAAGACGCGATTAATTGGACGCGGGCTATTGCATGAAGTCGATCTGGGGTCCTGCAAGGACGGACCGGCTTGCGGTGCGCAGATCCGGCGAGGGCGCTCAGCCAAAGCCCGGGTTCCCGGCCACGGAGCGGTCGTTGCCACTGGCCCCGGCGTCGTCGTATTGCTATACCAATCAAGGTTGGCTCCCTCCCTCCTCGCCCTCACTTCTCTCTTACTCATTTTATCGGGTTGGAAGTCAAACTCGATGATCGAATTAAAGAATTGTGTGGTGAATTATCTAGATTGAATCATCCCATACGCCCTTCTGCGTTCCAACCGAATAACTGCATGGTACCATTTTCAGTGTTTAGTCGATTATGATCTCGATTTGGTTGAGCAGGGTCTTCTCAGTAGTAGATCGCTCGACTACACCCAACTCTGATTTTGCTTGTGTCGGTTAGTTTAAAATAGGTTGGGTGAATCGTGGCGTTACAGGACATTTGAGCATCTCTGTCGCGGAAGCTGAGCTTTTACAAAGTCTCGAGAAATTATAGATGATGTTTACTAAATCACTGGTGCTAGTTGCTAATTATCAATTGCAATTTTACAGGGAAGGAAGGTGATGAGGTCTTAACGAGCATTAGTATTGGCATCTGAAAATGTTTGCAACTCCACACTAGCAGACTGCCTTGTTGCTATGGAGAAAATTCTTCATTAGATTTTATTAGATTTTATACTTGATAGTTTTGGGTGTTCTTTGAGTGCCAAAAATGGAGCACCTCCCTGTTGAAGTCATTGGCAACATTCTTTCCCATCTTGGTGTTGCACGTGATGTCATGGTTGCCTCTGCGGTATGCCGGAAGTGGCGGGATGCCTGCAGGAGGCACCTTCGTTTGCTGTCTTTCAACTCCGATGACTTTCCTCGGGACATGACTACACGTCAATTGGAGATTGTCATCACACAGACTATATTTCAGACGATGGGGCTGCAATGCCTCTCGATTCATATAGATAACACCCATGAGTTCTCTGCAGCACCAGTGATTGCCTGGCTCATGTATACCAGGGAGACACTCCGGAGCTTGTCTTACAATGTCAGGACAATACCTAATGTAAACATTCTGGAAAAGTGCGGCAGGCAGAAGCTCGAAGTGCTAGATTTGGACCATAACACAATCACAGGTGTTGAACCAAGCTATCAGAGGTTCACTTGTCTGAAATCCCTTT
Protein-coding sequences here:
- the LOC112893454 gene encoding 60S ribosomal protein L10a-like, producing the protein MSKLQSEALREAIASITNDSREKQRKFVETIELQIGLKNYDPQKDKRFSGSVKLPHIPRPKMKVCMLGDAQHVEEAERIGLDSMDVEALKKMNKNKKLVKKLAKRYHAFLASEAIIKQIPRLLGPGLNKAGKFPTLVTHQESLESKVNETKATVKFQLKKVLCMGVAVGNCGMEEKQIFQNVQMSVNFLVSLLKKNWQNVRCLYLKSTMGKVYRVF
- the LOC112894845 gene encoding acidic endochitinase-like, whose translation is MAGRALTSFLLTATILAALLATCHSGGIAVYWGQNDGEASLSKTCASSNYKFVIIAFVFKFGKGQTPQLDLSRHCDPSSGGCKGLSKDIHLCQRRGIKVLLSIGGAVGSYGLTSEGDARDVAAYLWNTYLGGTSSSRPLGDAVLDGIDFDIEQGGAKYWDRLARDLKNMGKKHGGKGVLLSAAPQCPFPDQWDGGAINTGLFDFVWVQFYNNPPCQASAGRGAFLDAWKRWQSVPAGKIFLGLPASKGAAGTGFVPAGELNSRVLPLIRGSPKYGGVMLWSKYYDDRTGYSSAIKSHV